CACCAGGTTAATATCCTGCacattttcttcatttttatatatactatCTGATGTTTTCAATATTGTGATTAATTTTTCACTCAAACATCTTTTTTACTCACAGAAATTGCCTACATAAGGAAAGTTACACCTAAAGTGGACGTGTTCGGTTTTGGCATCATTGTAATGGAATTTCTAACAAAAAGAAGGCCAACAGGACTCTCAGAAGAGGATGATGGCCTGCCAGTAAGTCTGCCTGAGGCAGTAGAAAAAGCCGTCGCAAACGGAATGAAGGAGCTCATTAATATTGTAGACCCTATGCTGGCCATGGATGACACAAAAGGCCATGTTGATGCATTGGTAGGACTCTTCAAGTTATCCTTGTGTTGTACTCTCCCCAATCCTGAAGATCGACCTAACATGAATGAGGTGTTATCTACTCTTATGAAGCTTCAAACAGCAAGATAACAAAATTATCTTGCTAAATGATACACAGAATGAAGCTTGGTTTCTACTTTCTTGGCACCAACAAGGGGATGTACAAAAACACATCAACTAGTCAAGCTCTCAATCATAAGTAGTTTATGCAATTTTGCTTACACAACCAAACCATTTCAGAGTATACTCTAGTATGTAACttatatgcttttttttttttcaaattgttgTTTTATTGCATATTATGTCTGGAACTTTTGGAGATAATCTGATGCTGTTTCTGTCatggtttattattattacttctGTTGTGGAAATATCATTTTATAAATCTGAATTTCTGATGCAatcttttctaaattatttaattaacggAGCCAAGAGAATTCAGTATTAACAGAAACAAGTTAGGGAGATTCTGCAATACTGTGATTCAACAGCACCATTTTTATGTATGAATCCATTTACTTATCAATTTTCATCGAAAAAAATTTACCTCAGTTATTAACAACTCCAATTAGTTTCGAGTTGATTGAGATATCAACTTATTGGCAGTGTGtaatctatctatctatttttattatataaaagttgATATCAATTTTTTGTACATTAAATCTAAGTCATGtttcttcttttaataatttcataTCATCAGTTTTAATTACTTGACAAAACCTTAGAATTAACCAAtcaacttttaataaaatattaaaaaaattaaaaccataactcccatatataattaattaatttattacgtattattattcaataaaaaatataaaacattaattaaatgtaataaacatcaacattaaaaatataataataataataataataataataataataatatcataataaattttaagttataaaGTATTCAAATTCCATTGTATTTGACCTACTTATATATTATACATAAGACTTTTACCACTATTACTTTATTTCACAATTCGTGATTtgtctataaaaaaattttacaccaACAAATAATGAAGAGTTTATCTACTTAGAAATAATTCTATGATGAATAggtacaaattaaaaatatttattgtatttttaaaacaaacttacaaaaaaaatagtcttattatttttattatttataattttttaaaaaatttttgtaatacttaaatattctaaaaatttttattcttattattatagatgtcattgaaaacATGTATGTACTAGGagggaaaaaaaacaaaaaaatgtcaaagaaaaatgtaaaaaaaatacaaaaaataaagttttcatgctataacataaaaaattatgatagattcaaattataaaaagttttatcaaattctttCAAAATTATACTTATTATTGACTCAATAATTATTacatattcaaaattaaattaaaggttGCAAATCAAAATGCTACAAtaatttttgtgttatttgatttaaaaaaaaaattattgggagGGACTGCCTTAAATCTAATTACACTCCAAGTCACCAACGACACTAAAATACCATCTTAATTGAAGAATTTATACAACCTTACACTTATATTAGAAGTTAAATTAAAtgatttttactttaaaaaaggCTCTCAATTGTTATCAAGATATTTGTCccaacaaaaaatactaaaatttgaCTCCTATTATAATAAATCTAACTGGTAATACcgtaatactataaaaattcatttattcaaaatatcatttatattCTTCATTGATTATAAAAACTAACTTCACCAACACTAATATTATCAGATCTAGATGACATACCAATAAAAAgattaaagagaaagaaaaataaacgaATCTAAGATACATCTTATGAAGAATATACAtacaaaaatagaacaaaaaaataataaaaaatatatacaagttAACAGTTTAAAAAGAATATGTCTTCAAAAgaacatataaaaaaagaaataagtctaacaataacaaaaaaaaaaagaataaacacTATATAAAAAGACTAAGTCtatcaattaaataaatacaaaaataaaaacaacaaataaaaatgtagctttatatatacaattttaatataaataatttttgtattataaaatatttaaaaaaatacgtctaatttaatataaatttatatatatttatattatcatTAATTTAACAAGTCTCCCCCTggttataatttatttgtaatatttattaaaatatatttttatacagtAGTGCTACGTTACCAACTTTTTATCTGCCAAAATCTGCCAACTTGAGTTAGACTGGACATGAAGCCCATCTACTAAATAAAGCCACATCTAAGTTAATCATGGTTTAATCCTAAATTATTACGTGTTGGTAATAGTTGGCAGACTCTCTCTTAATAACGTATACTTTTCCTATTTTATACTATAAACATTTATTAATTTACCAATGGCATGAGTCTCAATCTAGTTACTTGAAATATCAAGGTTTTCTTTCAATGCTCTGATTTTCAAAAGTTTACCATTATTGTGGAAGTAAATTATAGTTCACACTTTTAAATAGATTTGATTGTAGTTAACATCACATGTACAAAAGTCTTACATGTATATAGTTTattattatatcaataaaagTGTTTCAAATCctggaataaaaaatatttgatagtaAACTCATCAGTGTTTATAATAAGGAAGAATTAAACCTGACTATTGACTAATTATTGGATAATGGAATGAGATTTTCTTCTAGTGACTTTGAAAATTCACCACATGGATATAAGTCATGGTAGCGTGTTTGACTGACATGATCGCCAGTTGCTATGGCCCATGGCAGAGTTCAAGATATGTCTCAACAAATTCGAATAAATTAAATCAACTTTGAATTAGCaggatatataaaaattaaataaaataaattataattatttttaattaatttttttattaaatcttttttataaaagttataaatttaactataattatttttttgttttattattttactatttttattttcttttaattctacTGTTTAAGTCTTTATCAAAAGTAAAATTAGATTAActttcacaaaaaataaaaaataaaattagattagaCATTGCAAGTAATAGAAAAGATACGTAATATCttgtgaattttaaatatttgaccTATAATATTTTAGATGAATAGTCAATAGAAGATTTGGTAATTATCTTTATGgtgttttattttgattattgaatgatgactaaataaataagtattatttttattaaaaatatgactaaataaataagttatacttttaaataacaTCTTGCCAATTTTCTATTGTCATACCACTAGACCAAAGAAAAGTGAAAGTTCTCCAATTTTTTGTTTAAGCAGAAGTTCTAAGACATTCATCCTATTGAACAAATTTAAAGTATACCAGTTAttttaattgttgattttatatattttttataatttagattagGTAAAAATTCAGGTGTAGTcaatttcatgtgaagttgatatttaagaactatcagataaaaatttagtcaaattaattaaattatctaacggCTTTCAgatatcaactttacgtgaaatTGACTGCACATGAGTTAGATTAACACTTAAAACAACTAGAACACTGGTGTTCCTGAAACATTTGAAACTCTTCCCATCGTATTAAATGACAGTGGCGTGGTGCTTCTCAATTTGCAAAGTGCAACCACTAATTAATAAGCAAGAAATGAAGCGAGCAGGAGTAAGCTCACATTTTATTGCCATAATatatgctcttttattttcatttaatgcTTCTGCATTTGATGATACTCATAAAAGCTTCCTTCAATGTCTATACAATAACAACTCCACATCACTATCCAAACTTGTTTATACCAAAACTAATTCATCTTACTCTTCAATACTTCAATTCTCCCTTCAGAATCTCAGATTCTCATACAACAACACTCCCAAACCCCTTGTCATCGTGACACCCCTGCAGCCTTCCCATGTTCAAGCCACCGTAATCTGTTCCCAACTCCACGGCTTGCAGATTCGAATTCGAAGCGGCGGCCACGACTATGAGGGCCTCTCCTACGTCTCTCAAGTTCCATTTGTTATCATTGATTTCATAAACTACAGAAAGATCCAAGTGGACGTAGAGAACAGAGAAGCATGGGTTCAAGTTGGTGCAACTGTTGGTGAACTTTACTATAGCATTGGCACCAAGACCAAAACTCTTGCTGTTACAGCAGGTGCATGCACCACCGTAGGAGTTGGAGGACAATTCAGCGGCGGCGGTTATGGATCCTTGATTCGAAAATATGGGCTCTCTGCTGATAACATAATCGATGCTCACATAATTGATGTGAAGGGTAGGTTTCTTGACAGGGAAGCCATGGGTGAAGATCTTTTCTGGGCCATTAGAGGTGGTGGTGGAGCAAGCTTTGGAGTGATCTTAGCATGGAAGATCAAGCTCGTTCCGGTTCCATCAACCGTGACACTGTTGAGAGCTCCTAGAACCTTGGAACAGAATGCAACGAAGCTTGTTCATAAATGGCAGAGTGTGGCAAGTAGACTCGACAATAATCTAGTCCTTGGTTTGTTGTTGCAGACGGTGAATTCAAGCATTAACAAAGGGGAGTTAACTGTGCAAGCTTTGTTTAACGGCTTGTTTCTTGGAGGTGTGGATAAGCTTCTTCCATTGGTGCAAGAGAGCTTCCCTGAATTGGGTTTGGCTAAAGAAGATTGCACTGAGATGAGTTGGATTGAATCTACTCTTTATTCATCGGGATCTGGTGGTCAACAACCACTTGAGGTTTTGCTCAACAGAAGTCAAGTCAACACAGATAGTTTCAAAGCAAAATCTGATATTATCACAGATCCTATTCCTGAGAGTGGCTTAGAAGGATTGTGGCGTTTGATGTTTGAAGATGAGGCCAAAGATTTGGTGTTGGTTATATTTCCTTTCGGAGGCAGAATGAGTGAGATTCCAGAATCTGAGATTCCGTTCCCACACAGAGCTGGAGTGTTGTATCAGATTCAGTACTCTCTGCACTGGCAAGAAAAAGGAGAGGAGGTTGCACAAAGGCGCATCAATTGGATGAGGAAGCTATATAGTTATATGGAACCTTTTGTGTCAAAGTCTCCTAGAAAAGCATATATCAACTATAGAGACCTTGACATTGGGGTAAATAACATTCATGGCAACACATCGTATGAGCAAGCTAGCATTTGGGGTCACAAGtatttcaacaataatttcaAAAGGTTGGCATATGTCAAGACTAAGGTTGATCCTCTTAATTTCTTTAGGTTCGAACAGAGTATACCCACTCTCATTTGAACTTCCAAGGACGAAAAATAAAATCTCTAACCTCTGAAAGCACCAATTATTAATAAGTATTAATGTACTGCCTTTTATATTAAGTAAATACGTGTAATAATCACAAATATGAGGTTAGTCAGAATATTAAGTTCTTTATGTTTCAATAAAAAGTTTTTTGTTTATGTTATGGAAAATagcaaaacatatttttatgaattatatataataaaagatatttaaaaaatttatatactaaatctcttatttgaattatatattttataaatatataaataatatattaaaataaaaatcaatgtatttttagttttttactgTAGGATTTAGAAATCAAGCATTCCTATATTTAGTCATGTCAATATTGTTATTCGACTCTCATAGTCATAGCTTCTACCATTttcttctcatatctttttattcttttttactgCATATATTACCATACTTAATCACAACAAAACCATTACTCGTTTTAATGGTTTTTTCCACATCTCATTGCTGCTATTTCGACACATCTGGATAAttccataaaaataaacaatggATACGAGCTCCAacttacaaaacgttataaaaaaAACTCTTCCATCTCACTTTGAGACGCGTTACTTTTTCCTTCAGCACATAATATCCAATGCCAAGCTGTTCATTCATCTTGATTTACACAAGAAAGGAGGGGATCGACAATTTCAAGTAgaaagtaaatttaaaaaaaaaaatcctgtCTTCAAAGTGCAACACAATTACAAGTGTATGGTTCTTGATACAACTTTATTTCAAAGAAACTTGACAACAGTACCATATTTTAAACAATATATGGTGAAGCAACCAATTCTTAATAGTGGGCAGCTGAAATTAACATTACCAAACATCTGGACGCAACTCACCACTTGCCGGCGGCATCCATCTCCCAGAATTATAGACACTTTCACCAACTTTCCAGCCGGGTACATCCTTCATCACTTCTGCTTCATACTCCAGATATTTATGCCACTCTTTTACAAATCTGGAGAAAGAGATGGGAAAACAATGGTTATGTTCGCAGTTAGCAGATTGAATTTTGTAAGTCCAATCTTAGGGGGCTGGTGGAGTATCTCATACCTCTCGTCCTCTTCAGCCTGAAGCACAGGTAGAATGGCTCGACGGGCAGAATATTTTTCTTCCTTCAGTGCCCTATGGAAGATGAAACAATTTGATATATCAGCCATATTTTTTATGAGGAAAGAAAAGAACCCTTCAATAAAATTATGTAGCTACAGCAAAATCCCAAGTTGCCATAATGCcaactaaataattaaaagtatGCACTTTAGTTTGCATAGCTCATGCCAAAAACGTACCTCAATTTCCATTCCTTTTTATAGGCCTGTCTCACAAGCATAGAAGAGATGAACGATTTACAATATCATGTTGATTAAATTAAGAGCATGTAAATTCAAAATATCGTGTTTCTCTACAAATTCAATATTGATATAAACAGGAGATACATCTGAATCTGATTCAATTAGCTTGACAAAATCAATCCAAGATAAAGGACTCCCGAAAATTCTTAGGGTCTGCTTATTGTGATCTCTTGCACCACTTCCAAAGATCAAGGGTTCAAATTATTAACTAGTTCAGCCAGAGTTAAGTATATCCTAAACTGTACTACCTATGAATATGATGGATTCAACATGGGTTTGATAAGATCATATTAAACATCGAGACTTATTTTATTCCCATCACAATTCAAATTAGCTTGAAGTTCTAGCGAGATTCAAAGCGGATGTGTAAATTTAACTCCTCGACCTATATGAACCCTAATGATGCCGAAGTCCAATATTCACAGGAAGCAATATCTGAACTAGAATTTTGTAACATTATGAAAAGCATTATAATTAACAACACATCCAGATTTTTGGGAACCTAATTCGCGGAACAAGCAGAACACATCAAAATGGAAGAATTAGTATTCACAAAATGAATTAGAACCCAACGTAAACATCGAGATACTATCTGATCGAAGGAGCAATGAAACTGAATCAAAATcggaaacagaaaaataaaagattggagaaaagaaataaaaaaaagggaagtaAGCACCTTCGGATCTTGTTGCCCTTGCCGACCTGGTACATGCCCCAGGAGAAGGTGCCGAATGCAGCGACGAAAATGGCGATGGCGCTGGGGCCCTTGTTTGGGATGCGGCGAGCGAACCGGATAGGGGCGAACCCACCGGGGGGCGGACCGTCCTGAAGGACCGGCATGTCCTTCACGCTCGCCATGCCCGGCTTCTTCCTTATCATAGCCTCCGTCATCTTTGCTACTAGTGGTGGTagtgatggtggtagtggtgatTCTTGTGCCTGCAATGTgcgaaagaagaagaagaagaagaaggaaaacacTGGCAAATACGAAAATGGTTCGTGTGGTCAGTGATGGACCAACATGGGTTGGATTTCGGGTTTTCAAGATTGGGCCGGGTTTGTGGTTATTCCTAGTAATATTCCAAAATGGTTACTAAACTTTCTAAGAAGCCCTGACCAAAAAACATATTtcctaaacaaaaaaaaacactttcCAAGAGGCTAAACTCAAATGAAAAATTCCCAAACAAGCACATCAGCAATTAGTTGTACTTATCGTCGtagcacaagaagaaaaagaattcagctatttcaaaatatttagttatttactatATTGATCagaatttatttgagtttaaaTGTTGTGTCGTCACTGAACCCTAACTACAGCTTCAGCAGCTGCTGCTTTAGAGTGCAGAGAGAACTATCGTTGCGATCTCCTCCTCCAATGGCGGTGAGTAACTTTCTCTGTTCGAACTCGCGCGATTCTTTTAAACCTTAAGTTGTTGCTTCCTTGAAAAAACTCTTGTTTTTTGAGTTTTGCAGACTATACCAGTGAATCCGAAGCCTTTCTTGAACAATTTGACTGGGAAACAAGTTATTGTCAAATTGAAGTGGGGAATGGAATACAAAGGTTTATCTTCTTTCTCTGTTTCAATTTTCTTCTGTTGTCGAAAATACCTGAAAGTTTGAAATGGAAAATCAAGTTGCAGAAACTTCATAAAACTACG
The genomic region above belongs to Arachis duranensis cultivar V14167 chromosome 3, aradu.V14167.gnm2.J7QH, whole genome shotgun sequence and contains:
- the LOC107481661 gene encoding tetrahydroberberine oxidase, translating into MKRAGVSSHFIAIIYALLFSFNASAFDDTHKSFLQCLYNNNSTSLSKLVYTKTNSSYSSILQFSLQNLRFSYNNTPKPLVIVTPLQPSHVQATVICSQLHGLQIRIRSGGHDYEGLSYVSQVPFVIIDFINYRKIQVDVENREAWVQVGATVGELYYSIGTKTKTLAVTAGACTTVGVGGQFSGGGYGSLIRKYGLSADNIIDAHIIDVKGRFLDREAMGEDLFWAIRGGGGASFGVILAWKIKLVPVPSTVTLLRAPRTLEQNATKLVHKWQSVASRLDNNLVLGLLLQTVNSSINKGELTVQALFNGLFLGGVDKLLPLVQESFPELGLAKEDCTEMSWIESTLYSSGSGGQQPLEVLLNRSQVNTDSFKAKSDIITDPIPESGLEGLWRLMFEDEAKDLVLVIFPFGGRMSEIPESEIPFPHRAGVLYQIQYSLHWQEKGEEVAQRRINWMRKLYSYMEPFVSKSPRKAYINYRDLDIGVNNIHGNTSYEQASIWGHKYFNNNFKRLAYVKTKVDPLNFFRFEQSIPTLI
- the LOC107481659 gene encoding NADH dehydrogenase [ubiquinone] 1 alpha subcomplex subunit 13-B yields the protein MTEAMIRKKPGMASVKDMPVLQDGPPPGGFAPIRFARRIPNKGPSAIAIFVAAFGTFSWGMYQVGKGNKIRRALKEEKYSARRAILPVLQAEEDERFVKEWHKYLEYEAEVMKDVPGWKVGESVYNSGRWMPPASGELRPDVW